From the Lolium rigidum isolate FL_2022 chromosome 2, APGP_CSIRO_Lrig_0.1, whole genome shotgun sequence genome, one window contains:
- the LOC124686178 gene encoding 7-deoxyloganetin glucosyltransferase-like isoform X1, translating to MGGNRNTVADEKPHAVCVPFPAQGHITPMMKLAKVLHSKGFHVTFVNTEYNHRRLIRSRGSGAVAGLSGFRFATIPDGLPPSDADATQDQEALCYSTMTTCLPHLKKLLGGLNNSADGVPPVTCLVADSIMSFSLDAAAELGVPCALFFAASACGYMGYHSLPFLIDEGLVPLKGIISLRQNKEQVTNGYLDTPVPQALGMSKHMRLRDFPSFVRTTDRGDIMIEFVLHEHQQARRAAAFIVNTFDELEEHALDAIRATLPGPVYTIGPLSLLAEQLVLDDGKLAMIRPSLWREDHSCLEWLQGREPRSVVYVNFGSITTMSSQDLVEFAWGLASCGYDFLWIIRNDLVKGDAVVLPPEFLEATEGRRLLASWCEQEAVLRHEAVGVFLTHCGWNSTLEGLNAGVPMLCWPFFAEQQTNTRYVCMEWGVGMEVGDDVRREVVGDRIREVMGGGDMGREMRRKAAEWSEIAARATTQPGGRSLANLESLLKDVLLMGRLPASNKA from the exons ATGGGTGGAAATAGAAATACTGTCGCCGACGAGAAGCCGCACGCGGTGTGCGTGCCGTTCCCGGCGCAGGGACACATCACTCCGATGATGAAGCTGGCCAAGGTCCTCCACTCCAAAGGCTTCCACGTCACCTTCGTCAACACCGAGTACAACCATCGACGCCTGATCCGCTCCCGCGGGTCCGGCGCGGTGGCGGGCCTCTCGGGCTTCCGCTTCGCCACCATCCCCGACGGCCTGCCCCCGTCCGACGCCGACGCCACACAGGACCAGGAGGCCCTCTGCTACTCCACCATGACCACGTGCCTCCCCCACCTGAAGAAGCTGCTCGGCGGGCTGAATAATAGCGCGGACGGGGTGCCGCCGGTGACGTGCCTCGTGGCTGACAGCATCATGAGCTTCAGCCTGGACGCCGCGGCTGAGCTCGGCGTGCCGTGCGCGCTCTTCTTCGCTGCTAGCGCCTGCGGTTACATGGGGTACCATAGCTTACCCTTTCTAATAGACGAGGGCCTTGTTCCTCTCAAAGGTATTATAAGCTTGCGACAAA ACAAAGAGCAAGTGACGAACGGGTACCTGGACACGCCGGTGCCGCAGGCTCTCGGGATGAGCAAGCACATGCGCCTCCGAGACTTCCCGTCCTTCGTCCGCACCACGGACCGCGGCGACATCATGATCGAGTTCGTATTGCACGAGCATCAGCAGGCGCGGCGCGCCGCCGCTTTCATCGTCAACACCTTTGACGAGCTAGAGGAGCATGCACTGGACGCCATCCGTGCCACGCTGCCCGGCCCGGTCTACACCATCGGCCCCCTCAGCTTGCTCGCCGAGCAGCTGGTCCTCGATGACGGCAAGCTCGCCATGATACGCCCTAGCCTGTGGAGAGAAGATCACTCCTGCCTGGAATGGCTCCAAGGCAGGGAACCCCGGTCCGTGGTCTACGTCAACTTCGGGAGCATAACCACCATGTCGAGCCAAGACCTGGTGGAGTTTGCGTGGGGGCTGGCCAGCTGCGGCTACGACTTCCTGTGGATCATCAGGAACGACCTCGTGAAGGGCGATGCCGTCGTGCTGCCTCCCGAGTTCCTAGAGGCGACCGAGGGCAGGCGGCTCCTGGCGAGCTGGTGCGAGCAGGAGGCCGTGCTGCGCCACGAGGCAGTGGGCGTGTTCCTGacgcactgcgggtggaactccaCGTTGGAGGGGCTCAACGCCGGGGTGCCCATGTTGTGCTGGCCCTTCTTCGCCGAGCAGCAGACCAACACCCGCTACGTGTGCATGGAGTGGGGCGTGGGAATGGAGGTCGGCGACGATGTTCGTCGGGAGGTGGTTGGGGATAGGATAAGGGAGGTGATGGGAGGAGGCGATATGGGGCGGGAGATGAGGCGGAAGGCGGCGGAGTGGAGTGAGATTGCTGCCCGTGCCACCACACAACCTGGTGGCAGGTCCCTGGCCAACCTCGAGAGTCTGCTCAAGGATGTACTGTTGATGGGTCGCCTGCCGGCCAGCAACAAAGCATGA
- the LOC124691500 gene encoding protein RMD5 homolog, with the protein MEIDSLREAFERVVEKRTLSSTKVQEAIDQIVNEVMQAISKIQMMNTDSMDSCDHSHILAELKAKLNEVAPLNQLEGCQKELNVALSKYLKLLEKSFNPDISKAYRNVDFETSTINNIIANHFYRQGLFDLGDSFVHECGESDQSYLKSSFQEMYGILEAMQARNLEPALSWAAKNHDQLLQNSSMLELKLHSLQFVEILINKGSKAEALQYARTHLGPFGFMHEAEIPRLMACLIWDRLDQSPYAEFVSSTQWEKLSEELIHQFCSILGQSSDSPLNVAISAGFQGLPTLLKLTMVMAAKKQEWQAMKQLPVPIDIGPEFQYHSVFVCPVLREQSSDENPPMLMPCGHAVSKQSIMKLSKSSSRTFKCPYCPSEAVASQCKQLRF; encoded by the coding sequence ATGGAGATTGACAGTCTAAGAGAGGCCTTTGAACGAGTTGTAGAAAAACGTACCCTATCTTCTACCAAAGTTCAGGAAGCTATTGATCAGATAGTGAATGAAGTTATGCAGGCAATATCGAAGATACAGATGATGAATACAGATTCCATGGACAGTTGTGACCATTCACACATCCTTGCAGAACTGAAGGCCAAGCTGAACGAAGTGGCGCCATTGAACCAGCTTGAAGGGTGTCAAAAGGAATTGAATGTTGCTCTCAGCAAATATCTCAAGCTCCTTGAGAAGTCTTTTAATCCAGATATATCAAAGGCATATAGAAATGTGGATTTTGAGACTTCCACAATAAACAACATAATAGCAAATCATTTCTACCGCCAGGGCCTCTTTGATCTCGGAGACTCCTTTGTCCATGAGTGTGGTGAGTCAGATCAGTCTTACCTGAAATCATCGTTTCAAGAGATGTATGGAATCCTTGAAGCGATGCAAGCAAGAAACCTTGAGCCTGCACTCAGTTGGGCTGCCAAGAACCATGATCAGCTGTTGCAGAATAGCTCAATGCTTGAGCTGAAGCTCCATTCTCTTCAGTTTGTTGAGATACTTATTAATAAAGGAAGTAAAGCCGAGGCTTTACAATATGCAAGGACTCACCTGGGGCCCTTTGGCTTCATGCACGAGGCGGAGATCCCGAGGCTGATGGCTTGCCTTATATGGGACCGGCTTGATCAGTCCCCATATGCCGAGTTTGTGTCATCGACGCAATGGGAGAAGCTATCTGAGGAGCTAATCCATCAGTTCTGCAGCATCTTGGGACAGTCTAGCGACAGCCCACTTAATGTAGCTATATCAGCTGGTTTTCAAGGACTGCCGACCTTGTTGAAGCTAACCATGGTAATGGCTGCCAAAAAGCAGGAGTGGCAGGCCATGAAACAGCTTCCAGTCCCCATAGACATTGGACCAGAGTTCCAGTACCACTCTGTGTTTGTATGCCCAGTGCTGAGAGAGCAGTCAAGTGACGAGAACCCTCCGATGCTGATGCCCTGTGGACACGCTGTATCGAAGCAATCAATCATGAAGCTGTCAAAGAGCAGCTCCAGAACTTTCAAGTGCCCTTACTGCCCCTCCGAGGCGGTAGCTTCGCAGTGCAAGCAGCTTCGTTTCTAG
- the LOC124686178 gene encoding 7-deoxyloganetin glucosyltransferase-like isoform X2: protein MGGNRNTVADEKPHAVCVPFPAQGHITPMMKLAKVLHSKGFHVTFVNTEYNHRRLIRSRGSGAVAGLSGFRFATIPDGLPPSDADATQDQEALCYSTMTTCLPHLKKLLGGLNNSADGVPPVTCLVADSIMSFSLDAAAELGVPCALFFAASACGYMGYHSLPFLIDEGLVPLKDKEQVTNGYLDTPVPQALGMSKHMRLRDFPSFVRTTDRGDIMIEFVLHEHQQARRAAAFIVNTFDELEEHALDAIRATLPGPVYTIGPLSLLAEQLVLDDGKLAMIRPSLWREDHSCLEWLQGREPRSVVYVNFGSITTMSSQDLVEFAWGLASCGYDFLWIIRNDLVKGDAVVLPPEFLEATEGRRLLASWCEQEAVLRHEAVGVFLTHCGWNSTLEGLNAGVPMLCWPFFAEQQTNTRYVCMEWGVGMEVGDDVRREVVGDRIREVMGGGDMGREMRRKAAEWSEIAARATTQPGGRSLANLESLLKDVLLMGRLPASNKA from the exons ATGGGTGGAAATAGAAATACTGTCGCCGACGAGAAGCCGCACGCGGTGTGCGTGCCGTTCCCGGCGCAGGGACACATCACTCCGATGATGAAGCTGGCCAAGGTCCTCCACTCCAAAGGCTTCCACGTCACCTTCGTCAACACCGAGTACAACCATCGACGCCTGATCCGCTCCCGCGGGTCCGGCGCGGTGGCGGGCCTCTCGGGCTTCCGCTTCGCCACCATCCCCGACGGCCTGCCCCCGTCCGACGCCGACGCCACACAGGACCAGGAGGCCCTCTGCTACTCCACCATGACCACGTGCCTCCCCCACCTGAAGAAGCTGCTCGGCGGGCTGAATAATAGCGCGGACGGGGTGCCGCCGGTGACGTGCCTCGTGGCTGACAGCATCATGAGCTTCAGCCTGGACGCCGCGGCTGAGCTCGGCGTGCCGTGCGCGCTCTTCTTCGCTGCTAGCGCCTGCGGTTACATGGGGTACCATAGCTTACCCTTTCTAATAGACGAGGGCCTTGTTCCTCTCAAAG ACAAAGAGCAAGTGACGAACGGGTACCTGGACACGCCGGTGCCGCAGGCTCTCGGGATGAGCAAGCACATGCGCCTCCGAGACTTCCCGTCCTTCGTCCGCACCACGGACCGCGGCGACATCATGATCGAGTTCGTATTGCACGAGCATCAGCAGGCGCGGCGCGCCGCCGCTTTCATCGTCAACACCTTTGACGAGCTAGAGGAGCATGCACTGGACGCCATCCGTGCCACGCTGCCCGGCCCGGTCTACACCATCGGCCCCCTCAGCTTGCTCGCCGAGCAGCTGGTCCTCGATGACGGCAAGCTCGCCATGATACGCCCTAGCCTGTGGAGAGAAGATCACTCCTGCCTGGAATGGCTCCAAGGCAGGGAACCCCGGTCCGTGGTCTACGTCAACTTCGGGAGCATAACCACCATGTCGAGCCAAGACCTGGTGGAGTTTGCGTGGGGGCTGGCCAGCTGCGGCTACGACTTCCTGTGGATCATCAGGAACGACCTCGTGAAGGGCGATGCCGTCGTGCTGCCTCCCGAGTTCCTAGAGGCGACCGAGGGCAGGCGGCTCCTGGCGAGCTGGTGCGAGCAGGAGGCCGTGCTGCGCCACGAGGCAGTGGGCGTGTTCCTGacgcactgcgggtggaactccaCGTTGGAGGGGCTCAACGCCGGGGTGCCCATGTTGTGCTGGCCCTTCTTCGCCGAGCAGCAGACCAACACCCGCTACGTGTGCATGGAGTGGGGCGTGGGAATGGAGGTCGGCGACGATGTTCGTCGGGAGGTGGTTGGGGATAGGATAAGGGAGGTGATGGGAGGAGGCGATATGGGGCGGGAGATGAGGCGGAAGGCGGCGGAGTGGAGTGAGATTGCTGCCCGTGCCACCACACAACCTGGTGGCAGGTCCCTGGCCAACCTCGAGAGTCTGCTCAAGGATGTACTGTTGATGGGTCGCCTGCCGGCCAGCAACAAAGCATGA